In Longimicrobium sp., a genomic segment contains:
- a CDS encoding DUF4147 domain-containing protein: MSPRDDARRILDAAIAAADARDAVRRALRVEGDVLMVMDDERIDLAAVDRIWLVGAGKAAAGMALGARDVLGDRIASGTIATRDGYAAEVPGIDVWEAAHPVPDTHGLAGAAAALEVARRAGDGDLVLCLLSGGASALWPCPPAGVSLTDLKALTAALLRAGAAIGEMNAVRKHLSRIAGGWLARAAHPARVVTLAVADVVGSPLDVIASGPTVPDPTTFGDALEIVRAYEVAAPPAAVAYLQRGAAGDEPETPKPGDPVFARASAHVVASNLDALRGAAAEAERLGYRAEIVADDLEGEARQVAPGIARLALDRQRALASGDPPLALLLGGETTVTVRGRGAGGRNQELALALAIELEGCAGIVAAALGTDGTDGTTDAAGALVDGGTTAHAAAQGLDARDALDANDSHPLLRAAGDLLVTGPTGTNVCDVVLLIVSASA; this comes from the coding sequence GTGAGCCCGCGCGACGACGCCCGCCGCATCCTCGACGCCGCCATCGCCGCGGCGGACGCGCGCGATGCCGTCCGCCGCGCGCTGCGGGTGGAGGGGGATGTTTTGATGGTGATGGACGACGAGCGGATCGACCTCGCCGCCGTCGACCGCATCTGGCTGGTCGGCGCGGGGAAGGCGGCGGCGGGGATGGCGCTCGGCGCGCGCGACGTGCTGGGCGACCGCATCGCCAGCGGGACGATCGCCACGCGCGACGGCTACGCTGCGGAGGTGCCGGGGATCGACGTGTGGGAGGCGGCGCACCCGGTGCCGGACACGCACGGACTGGCGGGCGCGGCGGCGGCGCTCGAAGTGGCTCGGCGGGCGGGAGATGGCGATCTCGTGCTGTGCCTGCTCTCCGGCGGCGCGTCGGCGCTCTGGCCGTGCCCGCCGGCCGGCGTGTCGCTCACGGATCTCAAGGCGCTGACCGCGGCGCTCCTCCGCGCCGGCGCGGCCATCGGGGAGATGAACGCCGTGCGCAAGCACCTGTCGCGCATCGCGGGGGGATGGCTGGCGCGCGCCGCGCACCCCGCGCGCGTGGTGACGCTGGCCGTGGCGGACGTGGTCGGCTCGCCGCTGGACGTGATCGCGAGCGGGCCGACCGTCCCCGATCCCACGACGTTCGGCGACGCGCTGGAGATCGTGCGCGCGTACGAGGTCGCCGCGCCGCCGGCCGCCGTCGCGTATCTCCAGCGCGGCGCTGCGGGCGACGAGCCCGAGACGCCGAAGCCGGGGGATCCGGTGTTCGCGCGCGCGTCCGCCCACGTCGTCGCGAGCAACCTGGACGCGCTCCGCGGCGCCGCGGCCGAGGCGGAGCGGCTGGGTTACCGCGCGGAGATCGTGGCCGACGACCTGGAGGGCGAGGCGCGGCAGGTGGCGCCGGGGATCGCGCGGCTGGCGCTGGACCGGCAGCGCGCGCTCGCGTCCGGCGATCCGCCGCTCGCCCTTCTGCTCGGCGGCGAGACGACGGTGACGGTGCGCGGCCGCGGCGCCGGCGGCCGCAACCAGGAGCTGGCGCTGGCGCTGGCCATCGAGCTGGAGGGATGCGCCGGCATCGTCGCCGCCGCGCTGGGGACGGACGGGACGGACGGGACGACCGACGCCGCCGGCGCCCTGGTCGACGGCGGCACGACGGCGCACGCGGCGGCGCAGGGCCTCGACGCGCGCGACGCGCTGGACGCGAACGACTCGCACCCGCTCCTCCGCGCCGCCGGCGACCTCCTCGTCACCGGCCCGACCGGCACGAACGTGTGCGACGTGGTGCTGCTGATCGTCTCCGCGTCAGCGTAA
- a CDS encoding helix-turn-helix transcriptional regulator, translated as MHDSSGNIFEDLGLPNPEERLAKAELARVIRNVIRERGLTQAQAADVLGVKQPDVSDLTRGKLARFSMERLERFLNALDMEVRIQVGPRPAWKEQAGVTVELVSSF; from the coding sequence GTGCACGACAGCTCCGGCAACATCTTCGAAGACCTGGGCCTGCCGAATCCCGAAGAGCGGCTGGCCAAGGCCGAACTGGCGCGTGTGATCCGGAATGTGATCCGCGAGCGGGGACTGACGCAGGCGCAGGCGGCCGACGTGCTGGGGGTGAAGCAGCCCGACGTCTCCGATCTCACTCGCGGGAAGCTGGCGCGCTTCAGTATGGAACGGCTGGAGAGATTCCTGAACGCGCTCGACATGGAGGTTCGCATCCAGGTCGGTCCGCGGCCCGCGTGGAAGGAGCAGGCCGGCGTGACCGTAGAGCTGGTTTCCTCGTTCTGA
- a CDS encoding GNAT family N-acetyltransferase, translated as MEDSPPAAEVVESPRLLVRTLRPGDEARLQAVFDAAPDWHAALGRPADPNAASAEIHASADKAGREIAVLTLRETGEDVGAVGWWRGNPAPRVALLGTLLVVPAHRGRGLAREALAAVEAWLAEGGVTELRTAFPRALLHLHPLVRALGFAEMSIAEHQKLGFAGAGTSLWSRPVRTA; from the coding sequence GTGGAAGACTCCCCGCCCGCCGCCGAGGTCGTCGAATCGCCCCGCCTCCTCGTCCGTACGCTGCGGCCGGGCGACGAGGCGCGGCTGCAGGCGGTGTTCGACGCCGCGCCCGACTGGCACGCCGCGCTCGGCCGCCCCGCGGACCCCAACGCCGCGTCCGCGGAGATCCATGCCTCCGCCGACAAGGCCGGCCGCGAGATCGCCGTGCTGACGCTGCGCGAGACGGGCGAGGACGTGGGCGCCGTGGGCTGGTGGCGCGGGAACCCGGCGCCGCGGGTGGCGCTGCTCGGCACCCTCCTGGTCGTCCCCGCGCACCGCGGCCGGGGGCTGGCGCGCGAGGCGCTGGCGGCGGTGGAGGCGTGGCTGGCCGAGGGCGGCGTCACCGAGCTGCGGACGGCGTTCCCGCGCGCCCTTCTCCATCTCCACCCGCTGGTCCGGGCGCTCGGGTTCGCGGAGATGAGCATCGCCGAGCACCAGAAGCTCGGGTTCGCTGGGGCCGGCACCTCGCTCTGGTCCAGGCCGGTGAGGACGGCGTGA
- a CDS encoding D-glycerate dehydrogenase → MTAVVTTFPLPERALALLSEVGAVAGPEGWGEALGDAEALLCLLTDRVDAALLERAPRLRIVANAVVGYEHVDLAACAARGIVVTNTPDVLTEATADLAWALILATVRCLPQAEMSLRAGEFHGWGFWDYLGGDLTGATLGIYGMGRIGRAVARRATGFGMRTIYHSRSRLSADEEAALGAGFVSFDELLARADVLSLHAPLTPETRHAIGADALRRMRPGSYLINTARGALIDEAALVDALRDGRLAGAGLDVYEREPEIAPGLLDLPNVVLLPHVGSATRETRTRMAMLAARNVHAVLSGRPPLTPVRLP, encoded by the coding sequence ATGACCGCCGTCGTCACCACTTTCCCGCTCCCCGAGCGGGCGCTCGCGCTCCTCTCCGAGGTCGGCGCCGTCGCCGGGCCGGAGGGGTGGGGCGAGGCGCTGGGCGACGCGGAGGCGCTGCTCTGCCTGCTGACCGATCGCGTGGACGCCGCGCTGCTGGAGCGCGCGCCGCGGCTGCGGATCGTCGCCAACGCGGTCGTCGGCTACGAGCACGTGGACCTGGCGGCGTGCGCGGCGCGCGGGATCGTCGTCACCAACACGCCCGACGTGCTGACGGAAGCGACCGCGGACCTGGCGTGGGCGCTCATCCTCGCGACGGTGCGCTGCCTGCCGCAGGCGGAGATGAGCCTGCGCGCGGGCGAGTTCCACGGCTGGGGATTCTGGGACTATCTGGGGGGCGATCTCACTGGCGCGACGCTGGGGATCTACGGGATGGGGCGGATCGGGCGCGCGGTGGCGCGGCGGGCGACCGGGTTCGGGATGCGCACCATCTACCACTCCCGCTCGCGACTCTCTGCGGACGAGGAGGCGGCGCTCGGGGCCGGGTTCGTCTCCTTCGACGAGCTGCTGGCGCGCGCCGACGTCCTCTCGCTGCACGCGCCGCTGACGCCGGAGACGCGCCACGCGATCGGCGCGGACGCGCTGCGGCGGATGCGGCCGGGGAGCTACCTGATCAACACGGCGCGCGGCGCATTGATCGACGAGGCCGCGCTGGTGGACGCGCTGCGCGACGGCCGCCTCGCCGGCGCGGGGCTGGACGTCTACGAGCGCGAGCCGGAGATCGCGCCGGGGCTCCTCGATCTCCCCAACGTGGTCCTCCTCCCCCACGTCGGCTCGGCCACCCGCGAGACGCGCACGCGCATGGCCATGCTGGCCGCGCGCAACGTGCACGCGGTGCTTTCCGGCCGCCCGCCCCTCACCCCCGTGCGCCTCCCGTGA
- a CDS encoding tetratricopeptide repeat protein has translation MRPKRLSPPVRRTARRWRTPPAITTGAEAYEGLAVLEEIPGPLGFLLWQAARDVALWAQFPPEERPGLFEPGADALLHGLIRSAGVDVQLESPLMTVVRMVGQPETARAETVELACQHIAHWADLHGHLATAIAFAQAAALTVPYDAGAAYAVGRIARRRAEHSRAETWYRRSIALARQSGDWTSYALAFSGMGNLYMQRGNYPAARRFHVRALRAARRHSLRPIQGSALHDLFVIAAGGNHKDDAERYARGAFESYGPDHPRLPALANDIAYFWVERGHFAPALTVFEALLPHMARQEDRLVCLANIVRAAAGAGERRQFEQTWDEVWDGLSRDEGTANAAQVLLELAHGAAQLGEFERAERAAERAVRTARERGEGKTLLTAESVLDSVRRGRGARGRAAAAQAPHPEAPQETEMFATDLVRSLNASLVTR, from the coding sequence ATGCGACCCAAGCGACTCTCCCCGCCGGTCCGGCGCACCGCGCGCCGTTGGCGCACCCCGCCCGCCATCACCACCGGCGCGGAGGCCTACGAAGGGCTGGCCGTGCTCGAGGAGATCCCGGGGCCGCTCGGCTTCCTCCTCTGGCAGGCGGCGCGCGACGTGGCGCTGTGGGCGCAGTTCCCGCCCGAGGAGCGCCCGGGGCTGTTCGAGCCCGGCGCCGACGCGCTGCTGCACGGGCTGATCCGCTCGGCCGGCGTGGACGTGCAGCTGGAGTCGCCGCTGATGACGGTGGTGCGCATGGTGGGCCAGCCCGAGACGGCGCGCGCGGAGACGGTGGAGCTGGCCTGCCAGCACATCGCGCACTGGGCCGACCTGCACGGGCACCTGGCCACGGCCATCGCCTTCGCGCAGGCGGCGGCGCTCACGGTGCCGTACGACGCGGGCGCGGCGTACGCGGTGGGGCGCATCGCCCGGCGGCGGGCCGAGCACTCGCGCGCGGAGACGTGGTACCGCCGCTCCATCGCCCTGGCGCGCCAGAGCGGCGACTGGACGAGCTACGCGCTGGCCTTCTCGGGGATGGGCAACCTGTACATGCAGCGCGGCAACTACCCCGCGGCGCGGCGCTTCCACGTGCGGGCGCTGCGCGCGGCGCGGCGCCACTCGCTGCGCCCCATCCAGGGCTCGGCGCTGCACGACCTGTTCGTGATCGCCGCGGGGGGGAACCACAAGGACGACGCCGAGCGCTACGCCCGCGGCGCCTTCGAGAGCTACGGCCCCGACCATCCCCGTCTGCCGGCGCTGGCGAACGACATCGCCTACTTCTGGGTCGAGCGCGGGCACTTCGCTCCGGCGCTGACGGTGTTCGAGGCGCTGCTGCCGCACATGGCGCGGCAGGAGGACCGGCTGGTGTGCCTGGCCAACATCGTGCGCGCCGCCGCGGGCGCGGGCGAGCGCCGGCAGTTCGAGCAGACCTGGGACGAGGTGTGGGACGGCCTCTCGCGCGACGAAGGGACGGCCAACGCCGCGCAGGTGCTGCTGGAGCTGGCCCACGGCGCCGCGCAGCTGGGCGAGTTCGAGCGCGCCGAGCGCGCGGCCGAGCGCGCGGTGAGGACGGCGCGCGAGCGCGGCGAGGGGAAGACGCTGCTGACCGCCGAGTCGGTCCTCGACTCGGTTCGGCGGGGACGCGGCGCGCGCGGACGGGCG
- a CDS encoding type II toxin-antitoxin system RelE/ParE family toxin gives MADRKPIHFIGSAHKDLRSMPEDVKDAFGWALLDVQYGDRPEGARPFGEGLPSSVMKLAEDFDGDTYRAAYTVEFVGAVYVLHVFKKKSKSGIATPLPDRNLVRTRLKLAEEHYRIHYARQAQDER, from the coding sequence ATGGCGGACAGGAAGCCGATTCACTTCATCGGGAGCGCGCACAAGGATCTCCGGTCGATGCCGGAAGATGTGAAGGATGCGTTCGGCTGGGCGCTGCTCGACGTCCAGTACGGCGATCGTCCTGAAGGCGCGCGTCCTTTCGGGGAGGGACTTCCCAGCTCGGTGATGAAGCTGGCGGAGGATTTCGATGGAGATACGTACAGGGCGGCGTATACCGTGGAATTCGTCGGCGCGGTCTACGTCCTGCACGTCTTCAAGAAGAAATCGAAATCAGGGATCGCTACGCCGCTGCCGGATCGGAATCTCGTTCGTACACGGTTGAAGCTGGCAGAAGAGCACTACCGGATCCACTACGCGAGGCAGGCCCAGGATGAGCGATGA
- a CDS encoding PIN domain-containing protein: MSLRPSAAQLPSPPIFRLCLDLNIWCAYALANARKRNENTIQMLVEAVRRGECALGLTQLVISWGLINRLAQVLARKLGFSRLALETVLEEMILTSRLGPDPGDPLIILGGAGVIPLRDQEDVHVLEVAVAGRADVLVTGNLVDFIGYRTEILKPDRIALHRTPDHEVIIARPAEVAAWIRNGAIDLSSGT, translated from the coding sequence GTGAGTCTGCGGCCCAGCGCTGCGCAGCTCCCTTCTCCTCCGATCTTCCGCCTCTGTCTCGACCTGAACATCTGGTGTGCCTACGCACTCGCGAACGCTCGCAAGCGCAACGAGAACACTATCCAGATGCTGGTCGAGGCCGTTCGGCGGGGCGAGTGTGCCCTGGGTCTGACCCAGCTGGTGATTTCGTGGGGATTGATCAACCGGCTGGCGCAGGTGCTCGCGCGAAAGCTCGGCTTCTCGCGCCTTGCGCTTGAAACGGTGCTGGAGGAAATGATCCTCACCAGCCGTCTCGGTCCAGATCCGGGCGACCCGCTGATCATCCTGGGCGGTGCGGGCGTCATTCCTCTCCGCGACCAGGAAGACGTGCACGTGCTCGAGGTTGCCGTCGCCGGGCGCGCAGACGTCCTCGTCACGGGCAATCTCGTGGATTTCATCGGCTACCGGACAGAGATTCTCAAGCCGGACCGCATCGCGCTACATCGCACGCCCGACCACGAGGTGATCATCGCACGGCCGGCCGAGGTGGCGGCGTGGATCCGGAACGGTGCGATCGACCTATCGTCGGGGACGTAG
- a CDS encoding MarC family protein, translating to MEHTLWKFALLCFTSLLSIINPLSAAPMYLAITDGYTREQRRRTLRAGVVTAFVILAVFALVGGAIFQLFGITIDAFRIAGGFIFFGIGMDMLQAKSRRGKATEEEEQEGRVRENVGVTPLGIPMITGPGAITTVMVLMTQAGTPLRVGLVLGAVIVVLAITWAVLSAAPRLVRFFGQTGLNVMTRVMGLLVTVIAVQFIVDGATPIIIEIIRAANAK from the coding sequence ATGGAACACACGCTCTGGAAGTTCGCGCTCCTCTGCTTCACCTCGCTGCTGTCGATCATCAATCCCCTGAGCGCGGCGCCGATGTACCTGGCCATCACCGACGGCTACACGCGCGAGCAGCGGCGCCGCACGCTGCGCGCGGGCGTGGTGACGGCGTTCGTGATCTTGGCGGTGTTCGCGCTGGTGGGCGGGGCCATCTTCCAGCTCTTCGGCATCACCATCGACGCGTTCCGCATCGCCGGCGGATTCATCTTCTTCGGCATCGGCATGGACATGCTCCAGGCCAAGAGCCGGCGCGGCAAGGCGACGGAAGAGGAGGAGCAGGAGGGGCGCGTGCGCGAGAACGTGGGCGTCACCCCGCTCGGCATCCCCATGATCACGGGCCCCGGGGCGATCACCACGGTGATGGTGCTGATGACGCAGGCCGGCACGCCGCTACGGGTGGGGCTGGTGTTGGGGGCGGTGATCGTGGTGCTGGCGATCACCTGGGCGGTGCTGTCGGCGGCGCCGCGGCTGGTGCGCTTCTTCGGGCAGACGGGGCTGAACGTGATGACGCGCGTGATGGGCCTGCTGGTGACGGTCATCGCCGTGCAGTTCATCGTCGACGGCGCCACCCCCATCATCATCGAGATCATCCGCGCCGCGAACGCGAAGTGA